A genome region from Canis lupus dingo isolate Sandy chromosome 7, ASM325472v2, whole genome shotgun sequence includes the following:
- the SELL gene encoding L-selectin isoform X2, producing the protein MLFQLSQSDFLAHHGTNCWTYHHSEQPMNWAKARRFCKENYTDLVAIQNKGEIEYLQTTLPFSPTYYWIGIRKVGGIWTWVGTNKSLTREAENWGVGEPNNKKSKEDCVEIYIKRTRDAGKWNDDSCFKQKIALCYTASCQPSSCSNHGECVETINNYTCNCDVGYYGPQCQFVIQCEPLEAPDLGTMDCSHPLGDFSFTSTCTFNCSMGTDLIGIEETTCGPFGNWSSQEPTCQVIQCVPLEAPDLGTMDCSHTLGNFSFTSTCTFNCSEGTELIGEKETICQSSRIWSSPKPICQKVDRSFSMIKEGDYNPLFIPVAVMVTAFAGLAFIIWLARRLKKGKRSQKSMDDPY; encoded by the exons ATTTCCTTGCACATCATGGAACCAACTGCTGGACTTACCACCATTCTGAACAACCCATGAACTGGGCAAAGGCTAGAAGGTTCTGTAAAGAAAATTACACAGATTTAGTTGCCATACAAAACAAGGGGGAAATTGAATACCTGCAGACGACACTTCCCTTCAGCCCCACTTACTACTGGATAGGCATCCGGAAGGTAGGAGGGATATGGACTTGGGTAGGAACCAACAAGTCTCTAACCAGAGAAGCAGAGAACTGGGGAGTTGGAGAGCCTAACAACAAAAAGTCCAAAGAGGACTGTGTGGAGATCTACATCAAGAGGACCAGAGATGCAGGAAAGTGGAATGATGACTCCTGCTTCAAACAAAAGATAGCCCTCTGTTACACAG CTTCTTGTCAGCCCTCGTCATGTAGCAACCACGGAGAATGTGTGGAAACCATCAATAACTACACCTGTAACTGTGATGTGGGCTACTATGGGCCCCAGTGTCAATTCG TGATTCAGTGTGAGCCTTTGGAGGCCCCTGATTTGGGGACCATGGACTGTAGTCACCCCTTGGGGGACTTCAGCTTTACCTCCACCTGCACCTTCAATTGTTCTATGGGGACAGACCTCATTGGGATTGAGGAAACCACTTGTGGACCTTTTGGAAACTGGTCATCTCAAGAACCGACCTGTCAAG taATTCAATGTGTGCCTTTGGAGGCCCCTGATTTGGGGACCATGGACTGTAGTCACACCCTGGGGAACTTCAGCTTTACCTCCACTTGCACCTTTAACTGCTCAGAAGGAACCGAATTAATTGGGGAGAAGGAAACTATTTGCCAATCATCTAGAATCTGGTCAAGCCCTAAACCAATATGTCAAA AAGTGGACAGGAGTTTCTCAATGATCAAGGAGGGTGACTATAACCCTCTCTTCATTCCGGTGGCAGTCATGGTTACTGCTTTTGCTGGGTTGGCATTTATCATTTGGCTGGCAAGAAGATTAAAGAAAG gtaAAAGGTCTCAGAAAAG CATGGATGATCCGTATTAA
- the SELL gene encoding L-selectin isoform X1, producing MIFPWKCQSAQRCSWYVFKFWVWTVLCFDFLAHHGTNCWTYHHSEQPMNWAKARRFCKENYTDLVAIQNKGEIEYLQTTLPFSPTYYWIGIRKVGGIWTWVGTNKSLTREAENWGVGEPNNKKSKEDCVEIYIKRTRDAGKWNDDSCFKQKIALCYTASCQPSSCSNHGECVETINNYTCNCDVGYYGPQCQFVIQCEPLEAPDLGTMDCSHPLGDFSFTSTCTFNCSMGTDLIGIEETTCGPFGNWSSQEPTCQVIQCVPLEAPDLGTMDCSHTLGNFSFTSTCTFNCSEGTELIGEKETICQSSRIWSSPKPICQKVDRSFSMIKEGDYNPLFIPVAVMVTAFAGLAFIIWLARRLKKGKRSQKSMDDPY from the exons ATTTCCTTGCACATCATGGAACCAACTGCTGGACTTACCACCATTCTGAACAACCCATGAACTGGGCAAAGGCTAGAAGGTTCTGTAAAGAAAATTACACAGATTTAGTTGCCATACAAAACAAGGGGGAAATTGAATACCTGCAGACGACACTTCCCTTCAGCCCCACTTACTACTGGATAGGCATCCGGAAGGTAGGAGGGATATGGACTTGGGTAGGAACCAACAAGTCTCTAACCAGAGAAGCAGAGAACTGGGGAGTTGGAGAGCCTAACAACAAAAAGTCCAAAGAGGACTGTGTGGAGATCTACATCAAGAGGACCAGAGATGCAGGAAAGTGGAATGATGACTCCTGCTTCAAACAAAAGATAGCCCTCTGTTACACAG CTTCTTGTCAGCCCTCGTCATGTAGCAACCACGGAGAATGTGTGGAAACCATCAATAACTACACCTGTAACTGTGATGTGGGCTACTATGGGCCCCAGTGTCAATTCG TGATTCAGTGTGAGCCTTTGGAGGCCCCTGATTTGGGGACCATGGACTGTAGTCACCCCTTGGGGGACTTCAGCTTTACCTCCACCTGCACCTTCAATTGTTCTATGGGGACAGACCTCATTGGGATTGAGGAAACCACTTGTGGACCTTTTGGAAACTGGTCATCTCAAGAACCGACCTGTCAAG taATTCAATGTGTGCCTTTGGAGGCCCCTGATTTGGGGACCATGGACTGTAGTCACACCCTGGGGAACTTCAGCTTTACCTCCACTTGCACCTTTAACTGCTCAGAAGGAACCGAATTAATTGGGGAGAAGGAAACTATTTGCCAATCATCTAGAATCTGGTCAAGCCCTAAACCAATATGTCAAA AAGTGGACAGGAGTTTCTCAATGATCAAGGAGGGTGACTATAACCCTCTCTTCATTCCGGTGGCAGTCATGGTTACTGCTTTTGCTGGGTTGGCATTTATCATTTGGCTGGCAAGAAGATTAAAGAAAG gtaAAAGGTCTCAGAAAAG CATGGATGATCCGTATTAA